A region from the Flavobacterium enshiense genome encodes:
- a CDS encoding HAD family hydrolase translates to MKTLALFDFDHTLYRKDSLLEFTKFSKGTLNYYLGLLTLFPILAGFKLGFISNEKAKEKFFAYFFSGMSYPDFRHSAKIFAQTKIVKDLNKTYFESLKHHHDNLDDIYIVTASFPEWIQPWSQMYGIEVIGTKPATHSGILTGNFSTKNCYGPQKVIRIAERLNLADFDKIYVYGNGTGDKEMLTLERR, encoded by the coding sequence ATGAAAACATTAGCCTTATTTGATTTTGACCATACGCTTTACCGAAAAGACAGTCTTCTTGAGTTTACAAAATTCAGTAAAGGCACTTTAAATTACTACCTAGGACTTTTAACACTGTTCCCTATACTCGCTGGTTTTAAACTTGGCTTTATTTCCAACGAAAAAGCAAAAGAAAAATTTTTTGCCTATTTTTTTTCTGGAATGAGCTATCCGGATTTCCGCCATTCTGCCAAAATATTCGCCCAAACAAAAATCGTAAAAGATTTAAACAAGACTTATTTTGAATCTTTAAAACATCATCACGATAACCTTGACGACATTTACATTGTCACGGCTTCTTTTCCTGAATGGATACAACCTTGGAGCCAAATGTATGGTATTGAAGTAATCGGTACAAAACCGGCAACACATTCAGGAATTTTAACCGGGAATTTTAGTACCAAAAACTGTTACGGTCCACAAAAAGTAATACGAATTGCAGAAAGACTAAATTTGGCCGATTTTGATAAGATCTATGTCTATGGAAACGGAACTGGCGATAAAGAGATGTTAACTTTGGAAAGACGCTAA
- a CDS encoding decaprenyl-phosphate phosphoribosyltransferase — MIKNYLKLIRVEQYLKNLFVFAPLFFSRQFFEMNLLWDVSIIFICFSLAASGIYIINDYLDINEDRLHPQKSKRPLASSKIAVKNALILMILLEATSLITSYIVSKPVFYIILLYLIMNVCYSKWLKHIAILDVNIIAIGFVLRLLAGGFTANVTPSEWIVLITFLLAMFLGLSKRRTDVIHAQNGKTVRKNIESYSLTFIDIILAVLAGIIIVCYIFYCISPDNEQNYHSTYLYFSTIFVINGLLRYLKITIVDQASYSPTLVLLKDLYIQICFVLWFLFMGYLLYFNV; from the coding sequence ATGATAAAAAATTACCTTAAACTCATAAGGGTTGAGCAATATCTAAAAAACCTGTTTGTTTTTGCACCGCTTTTTTTTAGCCGACAGTTTTTCGAAATGAATTTACTGTGGGATGTTTCTATTATTTTTATTTGCTTTTCGTTAGCAGCCAGCGGTATTTATATCATTAACGATTACCTCGACATCAATGAAGACAGGCTCCATCCGCAAAAATCGAAAAGGCCGCTTGCTTCATCCAAAATAGCGGTAAAAAACGCCCTGATTCTAATGATTTTATTGGAAGCCACGAGCCTCATAACATCATATATTGTCAGCAAACCTGTTTTTTATATCATCCTGCTATACCTTATAATGAATGTTTGTTACAGTAAATGGCTTAAACACATCGCTATTTTAGACGTTAATATAATTGCTATAGGATTTGTTTTAAGGCTTTTGGCAGGCGGATTTACAGCCAATGTTACACCTTCGGAATGGATTGTATTAATCACCTTCCTTTTAGCCATGTTTTTAGGTCTTTCGAAAAGACGCACTGATGTTATTCACGCTCAAAACGGAAAAACAGTTCGAAAAAATATAGAGAGTTACAGTCTCACTTTTATTGACATTATCTTAGCAGTGCTGGCGGGAATAATTATTGTATGCTATATTTTTTACTGCATCTCGCCCGATAACGAGCAAAATTACCATTCAACATATCTTTACTTTTCTACAATATTTGTTATAAACGGCTTATTGCGCTATTTGAAAATAACAATTGTCGATCAGGCCAGTTATTCTCCGACACTGGTGCTTCTAAAAGACCTTTATATTCAAATTTGTTTTGTGTTATGGTTCCTGTTTATGGGCTATTTATTGTATTTCAATGTGTAA
- a CDS encoding class I SAM-dependent methyltransferase encodes MIEQSEILNYLKTKSLNLSLIDKLKVNYRPLICPFDVLLKYVGENESVFDIGCGSGQFCALIAKFSKATTIHGIEISETLVSNAIAINQEFKNEKEVTFEVFDGSTIPIEIKKYSIIYLIDVLHHVPKNKQILFLKEIYSKMDVGSKLILKDINADHPFVYFNKIHDLLFSKEIGNEISLQFAKKTVESIGFKTIEEFSKTTFIYPHYFLILEK; translated from the coding sequence ATGATTGAACAATCGGAAATTCTAAATTATTTAAAAACAAAATCATTAAACTTGAGTCTTATCGATAAACTTAAAGTAAACTATAGACCATTAATCTGCCCTTTTGATGTTTTATTGAAATATGTTGGTGAAAATGAGTCTGTCTTTGATATTGGTTGTGGTTCAGGGCAATTTTGTGCTCTCATTGCAAAATTCAGCAAAGCAACAACTATTCACGGCATAGAAATTTCTGAAACTCTTGTATCAAATGCGATAGCTATAAATCAAGAATTCAAAAATGAAAAAGAAGTTACTTTTGAAGTTTTTGATGGTAGCACAATTCCTATTGAGATTAAAAAATATTCAATTATATATCTGATTGATGTTTTACACCATGTTCCAAAAAATAAACAAATCCTTTTTTTAAAAGAAATATATTCAAAAATGGATGTTGGTAGTAAACTGATTCTTAAAGATATTAATGCTGATCATCCGTTTGTTTATTTCAATAAAATACATGATTTATTGTTTAGTAAAGAAATTGGAAATGAAATAAGTTTACAGTTTGCAAAAAAAACAGTTGAATCTATAGGCTTTAAAACGATAGAAGAATTTAGTAAAACAACATTTATATATCCGCATTATTTTTTAATTCTTGAAAAATGA
- a CDS encoding acyltransferase family protein translates to MLKYKSNKKYIPALTGVRALAAYFVYFCHFVFFYPNIFTKNVNYFISELYIGVAMFFVLSGFLIAYQYYDTLKFNFKTYITNRFARIYPMYFIFTSGYFLFQSITQNKFTLPHYKLYLLNITFLRSFFYDFFKLGIGTGWSLTLEEIFYLIAPLLFYLIKKSKIYILFIPLTFFLTGLLLVNLIGVHDYNGFLIDNSFMFNYTIFGRISEFIFGIILALIVKKYSTVLNTKYCTYIGLAFILLGVYLLSSLKDNLITDGFDKFPGKLINTFFIPVFGVLPFYWGLITEKTIVSKILESQLFQLIGKSSYVFYLIHVWFLSLLKNNDSHNHLLEFIFINLISIAFYYFLEEPLNIFFRGKKIKRLLLYKSNKPYAEKIASSDD, encoded by the coding sequence ATGCTAAAATACAAATCAAATAAAAAGTATATTCCAGCACTAACTGGAGTAAGGGCTTTAGCGGCTTATTTTGTATATTTTTGTCATTTTGTGTTTTTCTATCCAAATATTTTTACCAAAAACGTAAATTATTTTATAAGTGAATTATACATTGGTGTAGCAATGTTTTTTGTATTAAGCGGTTTTTTAATTGCCTATCAATATTATGACACGCTTAAATTTAACTTCAAAACCTATATAACAAATAGATTTGCAAGGATTTACCCCATGTACTTTATCTTCACATCAGGTTATTTTCTTTTTCAATCAATAACTCAAAATAAGTTTACTCTTCCTCATTATAAGCTCTACCTCTTAAACATTACATTTCTGAGAAGTTTTTTTTATGATTTTTTTAAATTAGGCATAGGTACTGGCTGGTCATTAACCTTAGAAGAAATATTTTATCTTATAGCACCCCTTTTATTTTATTTAATTAAGAAAAGTAAAATATATATACTATTCATTCCTTTAACCTTTTTTTTAACCGGATTGTTATTAGTAAACCTCATTGGTGTCCATGATTATAACGGGTTTCTAATCGACAACTCTTTTATGTTTAATTACACCATATTTGGCCGTATTTCTGAATTTATTTTTGGGATAATTCTAGCATTAATTGTAAAAAAATACAGCACTGTTTTAAATACAAAATATTGCACATATATAGGCCTAGCCTTTATTCTTTTGGGGGTATATTTATTATCATCATTAAAGGATAACCTTATAACCGATGGATTCGATAAATTTCCAGGAAAATTAATCAATACTTTTTTCATTCCTGTTTTTGGTGTACTCCCTTTTTATTGGGGCTTAATAACCGAAAAAACAATTGTTTCAAAAATTCTGGAAAGTCAATTATTTCAGTTAATCGGAAAAAGTAGTTATGTTTTTTATTTAATACATGTTTGGTTTTTATCGCTACTAAAAAACAACGACTCACATAATCATCTTTTGGAATTTATTTTTATAAATTTAATATCTATTGCTTTCTATTATTTCCTTGAAGAACCGTTAAACATTTTTTTCAGAGGAAAAAAAATTAAACGTTTACTGTTATACAAGTCCAACAAACCTTATGCTGAAAAGATTGCATCATCAGATGATTAA
- a CDS encoding glycosyltransferase, whose product MSYNHAQFVEESLNSVLSQTYENIELLIADDCSTDNSKAVIEQWLKKHLDITFISNPTNIGNTKTFNKLLALSKGDYIIDLAADDVLLPDCVEKQLFAFQNSKFKNTGIVYGNAEMISENNEHLGYYFETDEKLKTIIKPASGDIYMAILSQSSKICSVSSLVKREVIENLGGYDENLAYEDLDLWIRASRLYNFEFIDEILIQKREVPSSLGNQFFKKSSKRTRKINYSSYLVIKKAIQLNKTKEENKALLKRMHYEMMKAWQSCDFILLLKYFPLEIWLRIK is encoded by the coding sequence TTGAGTTACAATCACGCCCAATTTGTGGAGGAATCCCTGAATTCGGTACTGTCCCAAACCTATGAAAACATTGAGCTTTTAATTGCAGATGACTGTAGCACAGACAATTCAAAAGCTGTTATAGAACAATGGTTAAAAAAGCATCTGGATATTACTTTTATATCGAATCCGACGAATATCGGAAATACAAAGACCTTCAATAAATTACTGGCTTTATCCAAAGGTGATTATATTATTGACCTCGCTGCCGACGATGTATTGCTCCCCGATTGTGTTGAAAAACAACTTTTTGCATTTCAAAATTCAAAATTTAAGAATACGGGCATCGTTTATGGAAATGCAGAAATGATTTCTGAAAACAACGAACATCTTGGGTATTACTTCGAGACTGATGAAAAACTAAAAACAATTATCAAACCGGCTTCGGGAGATATTTATATGGCTATATTGAGTCAAAGCAGTAAAATTTGTTCGGTTTCTTCTTTGGTGAAGCGCGAAGTTATAGAAAACCTGGGCGGTTATGACGAAAATTTAGCCTATGAAGATTTAGACCTATGGATAAGAGCCTCAAGATTATATAACTTTGAATTTATTGACGAAATTTTAATTCAAAAAAGAGAAGTTCCTTCTTCTTTAGGAAATCAGTTTTTTAAAAAATCCAGCAAAAGAACCCGAAAAATAAATTATTCTTCCTATCTGGTCATAAAGAAAGCCATTCAGCTAAACAAGACCAAAGAAGAAAACAAAGCACTGCTCAAAAGGATGCACTATGAAATGATGAAGGCATGGCAATCTTGTGATTTTATATTGTTACTGAAATATTTCCCCCTTGAAATCTGGTTGCGAATTAAATAA
- a CDS encoding glycosyltransferase family 2 protein: MKDKLDSVYREEDIEILVSTMNRDSLDFLIPMFPFCHFSKFSILIINQTESSKLLISNYPNIRAINSFEKGLSKSRNLAISNAKGKILVIADDDVAYQTDFSSKIINAFNRFQDAVAINFCAVKSNGCYIKKYPSDSKTKLNTFDIFNVSSIEMTLNKAILDKAEVQFDENFGLGAAFEMGEEAVFLFDLKKKMMKIVFEPQIIVKHEALTTSEKTSEIERYYIMGALLTRIFKNYFIFWLAIKLFFDLKQYKLSIINLMSVLRSAKQGHKKIVEIRNENK, translated from the coding sequence ATGAAAGATAAATTAGATTCCGTTTACAGAGAAGAAGACATAGAAATTCTAGTTTCCACCATGAATAGGGATTCATTAGATTTTTTAATACCGATGTTTCCCTTTTGTCATTTCTCCAAATTTTCAATTTTAATTATTAATCAAACGGAAAGCAGCAAACTCCTAATTTCGAATTATCCTAACATAAGAGCAATAAATTCTTTTGAAAAAGGGTTGTCTAAGAGTAGGAATTTAGCCATTAGCAATGCTAAGGGGAAGATTCTTGTGATCGCTGATGATGATGTGGCATATCAAACGGATTTTAGTTCAAAAATAATTAACGCTTTTAATAGGTTTCAAGATGCGGTCGCAATAAATTTTTGTGCTGTTAAGTCAAACGGTTGTTATATTAAAAAATATCCCTCGGATTCAAAAACCAAGTTGAATACTTTTGATATCTTCAATGTTAGTTCAATAGAAATGACTCTGAATAAGGCTATTCTTGACAAGGCTGAGGTTCAATTTGATGAAAATTTTGGATTAGGAGCGGCTTTTGAAATGGGTGAGGAAGCAGTTTTTTTATTTGATTTGAAAAAAAAAATGATGAAAATTGTTTTTGAACCTCAAATAATAGTGAAACACGAAGCATTAACAACCTCGGAAAAAACAAGTGAAATAGAACGCTATTATATTATGGGCGCTTTATTAACTAGAATTTTTAAGAACTATTTTATATTTTGGCTAGCTATTAAATTGTTTTTTGATTTAAAGCAGTATAAACTAAGTATTATTAATCTTATGTCTGTTCTTAGAAGTGCAAAACAAGGACATAAAAAAATAGTAGAAATACGAAATGAGAACAAATAG
- a CDS encoding sugar 3,4-ketoisomerase has protein sequence MRTNSNEIQVISLPKIEDRRGNLSVIEGDTIPFEIKRVYYLYDVPSGAERGGHAHKKLKQFLVALSGSFEVVLKDGAMEHVVTLNKPNEGLLINPGIWREIRNFSSGSVCLSVVSELFDESDYIREYKEYLSYVNGRR, from the coding sequence ATGAGAACAAATAGTAATGAAATACAAGTTATTTCACTTCCTAAAATAGAAGATCGTCGCGGAAACCTTTCGGTGATTGAAGGGGATACAATTCCGTTTGAAATAAAGAGGGTGTATTATTTATACGATGTTCCCAGCGGTGCGGAACGCGGTGGGCATGCACACAAGAAACTGAAACAATTTTTAGTTGCGTTGAGCGGAAGTTTTGAAGTAGTTCTGAAAGATGGAGCAATGGAGCATGTTGTAACCTTAAATAAACCCAATGAAGGGCTGTTGATTAATCCGGGTATTTGGCGTGAAATAAGAAATTTTTCTTCAGGATCTGTTTGTTTGTCAGTAGTTTCTGAACTGTTTGATGAAAGCGATTATATCAGGGAATACAAGGAGTATCTTAGTTATGTTAATGGTAGACGGTAA
- a CDS encoding glycosyltransferase family 2 protein, whose amino-acid sequence MPFFSVIIPLYNKENYIRNTLKCVLEQSFSDFEIIIVNDGSTDNGLEIVKEFTDSRIVILEQTNKGVSAARNTGIEEASGTLIALLDADDYWFPNHLEVLHKLYSDFPDAGMYCSRYKIKFAENNLYTPKLNGISENFRGIVPDFFHSSYVDRIAWTSIVAIPKEILKTIGGFNTEVSNGQDLDLWIRIAVKFPAAISDGITAHYHYEISDSLAKRSILNKKLMDFGQFSEDEKKNPSLKKFLDIYRIEYALHYHMFGNDDKMTFYLKNIDTENLAYKTKFLFLLPGSVLRTLLKVKRWLNEIGINFTVYH is encoded by the coding sequence ATGCCGTTTTTTTCCGTAATTATACCGCTTTACAATAAAGAAAACTACATCAGGAACACTCTGAAATGTGTTCTTGAGCAGTCGTTTTCCGATTTTGAAATCATTATTGTAAATGATGGATCTACTGACAACGGATTAGAAATCGTTAAAGAATTTACAGATTCCCGAATTGTAATTTTAGAACAGACTAACAAAGGAGTTTCTGCTGCACGAAATACAGGAATTGAAGAAGCTTCCGGAACACTGATTGCTTTGCTGGATGCCGATGATTATTGGTTTCCGAATCATCTGGAAGTACTTCATAAACTGTATAGTGATTTCCCCGATGCCGGCATGTATTGTTCTCGATACAAAATCAAATTTGCGGAAAACAACCTCTATACACCAAAGTTAAACGGAATTTCAGAAAATTTCAGAGGAATTGTCCCTGATTTCTTCCACTCAAGTTATGTCGACCGGATTGCATGGACCTCTATTGTGGCCATTCCAAAAGAAATTTTAAAAACCATTGGTGGATTTAATACCGAGGTTTCTAATGGTCAGGATTTGGATTTATGGATACGTATCGCGGTAAAATTTCCAGCTGCCATTTCCGATGGGATTACAGCGCACTATCATTATGAAATCAGCGACAGTTTGGCAAAAAGAAGCATACTGAATAAAAAATTGATGGATTTTGGTCAATTTTCCGAAGATGAGAAGAAAAATCCATCGTTAAAAAAGTTTCTGGACATTTACCGTATTGAATACGCATTACATTATCATATGTTTGGCAATGATGATAAAATGACCTTTTATCTGAAAAATATTGATACGGAAAACCTAGCTTATAAAACCAAATTTCTTTTCCTTTTACCTGGATCTGTACTGAGAACTCTTTTAAAAGTCAAGCGGTGGTTAAATGAAATCGGTATTAACTTTACCGTCTACCATTAA
- a CDS encoding 2OG-Fe(II) oxygenase: MNREAFARQIFDSINQHKEILKEQYESSKDSIGYFFLDDLLPDNLAEELHGLFPSPETMVLKKSIREDKYVAAQMNLYNPLIEEIIYAFQDKKVVGLIAEICGIASAIPDENLYAGGISLMANKQFLNPHLDNSHDKDRNLWRVLNLLYYVTPDWKEEYGGNLELWPNGLKNPQITIHSKFNRLVVMATHNNSLHSVSPVVFEGNRCCISNYYFSKQPLLQSDEFHVTSFRGRPENKITDILLQCDTWLRMGVRKLFKKGIVENPHVYKKDK, encoded by the coding sequence ATGAATAGGGAAGCATTTGCGAGGCAGATTTTTGACTCGATTAATCAGCATAAGGAAATCCTGAAGGAACAATATGAAAGTTCCAAAGACAGTATTGGTTATTTTTTCCTGGATGATTTGCTTCCTGATAATCTGGCAGAGGAACTGCATGGTCTTTTTCCGTCACCTGAAACAATGGTGCTGAAAAAAAGCATCCGTGAAGATAAGTATGTGGCTGCTCAGATGAATTTATATAATCCATTGATTGAGGAGATTATTTATGCTTTTCAGGATAAAAAGGTAGTTGGTCTCATTGCTGAAATATGCGGAATTGCTAGTGCGATTCCGGATGAAAACTTGTATGCCGGCGGAATTTCTTTAATGGCAAACAAACAGTTTTTGAATCCGCATTTGGATAATTCACATGATAAAGACCGAAATCTTTGGAGGGTTTTAAACCTGCTTTATTATGTGACACCGGACTGGAAAGAAGAATATGGTGGGAATTTGGAATTATGGCCAAATGGATTAAAAAATCCGCAAATCACGATTCATAGTAAATTCAACAGACTTGTAGTTATGGCGACCCATAACAATTCGCTTCATTCGGTTTCTCCGGTTGTTTTTGAAGGAAACAGATGTTGTATTTCCAATTACTATTTTTCAAAACAACCGTTGTTGCAATCAGATGAATTTCATGTAACCTCCTTTCGCGGGAGACCTGAAAATAAAATAACCGATATCTTACTGCAATGCGATACCTGGCTTCGAATGGGAGTCCGAAAATTATTTAAAAAGGGTATTGTGGAAAATCCACACGTTTACAAAAAGGATAAATAA
- a CDS encoding cell division ATP-binding protein FtsE, whose translation MSQTILSLKNVTIYQEHNAILTNVNLDVKHGEFLYVIGKTGSGKSSFMKTLYADLSLTEGTGTIVDYDLTSLKENDIPFLRRKLGIVFQDFKLLPDRNVHDNLEFVLKATGWTEKEEIQHKIEEVLDKVGMKSMTSKMPHQLSGGEQQRVAIARALLNDPELILADEPTGNLDPQTSVEVMEVLKKINQNGKTIIMATHDYALIMKYPSKTLKCEDKTLFEVVQRTI comes from the coding sequence ATGTCACAAACGATACTTTCCCTTAAAAACGTAACCATTTACCAAGAACATAATGCGATTTTAACCAACGTAAACCTTGATGTCAAACACGGTGAATTTCTGTATGTAATTGGAAAAACAGGTTCGGGAAAGAGTAGTTTTATGAAAACCCTATATGCCGATTTATCGCTTACAGAGGGTACCGGAACCATCGTTGACTATGATTTAACTTCTTTGAAAGAAAATGACATTCCTTTTTTAAGACGAAAGCTGGGTATTGTTTTCCAGGATTTCAAATTATTACCGGACAGAAATGTGCATGATAATCTGGAATTTGTGCTAAAAGCTACCGGGTGGACGGAAAAAGAGGAAATCCAGCACAAGATCGAGGAAGTATTGGACAAGGTAGGCATGAAATCAATGACGTCCAAAATGCCACACCAACTTTCAGGAGGTGAGCAGCAGCGTGTTGCCATAGCTCGTGCATTGCTTAACGATCCGGAACTTATCCTTGCTGACGAACCTACAGGAAACCTTGACCCACAAACCAGTGTGGAAGTAATGGAAGTACTGAAAAAAATCAACCAAAACGGAAAGACGATTATCATGGCAACGCACGATTATGCACTGATTATGAAATATCCTTCCAAAACGTTGAAATGTGAGGATAAAACCCTGTTTGAGGTAGTGCAGCGAACGATATAA